One genomic region from Salvia hispanica cultivar TCC Black 2014 chromosome 2, UniMelb_Shisp_WGS_1.0, whole genome shotgun sequence encodes:
- the LOC125205249 gene encoding uncharacterized protein LOC125205249, whose translation MESEAKLLSELFFEILSRTSLETLEQCKSVSKEWKQIIYEPTFIPLHSQRTNSLYGYFFQTLKSSKSHSAFVSTAPGAINSTWPRNEGVEILASCDQGILICERGICRNKRFYACKPATAQWQPLPNPKLRYQTKSVAVVVARSHPLRYVIVRLYSLGSQLHCEIFDSERWRWEKIDNSPLYGEIVINCSPSVTTAGRFVHWLTLNDSVLTLDVEKRRFRCSALPGCLPMCRWTLPALVEYEGELGFMCQVEEKEDRSEMEVWSNGKKKAVVNMRDIGLGLDLQHPVAVEFCSSNVVFIRSMEGGGFYNMQNRSFSKVEVPYDLRIPMQVFRFRSDSQIVHLRGGCHASNTRRR comes from the coding sequence ATGGAGTCTGAGGCAAAATTGCTTTCGGAATTGTTCTTCGAGATTCTGAGCCGAACAAGTTTGGAAACGTTGGAACAATGCAAATCCGTTTCAAAGGAATGGAAACAAATCATCTACGAGCCCACTTTTATCCCTCTCCATTCCCAACGAACCAATTCCCTCTACGGCTATTTCTTCCAAACCTTGAAATCTTCGAAATCCCACTCCGCCTTCGTCTCCACGGCCCCCGGAGCCATCAATTCGACGTGGCCTCGCAACGAGGGCGTCGAAATCCTAGCCTCATGCGATCAAGGGATCCTCATCTGCGAGAGAGGAATATGCCGCAACAAGCGCTTCTACGCCTGCAAGCCCGCCACCGCCCAATGGCAACCTCTCCCAAATCCCAAACTCCGCTACCAAACCAAATCCGTCGCCGTCGTCGTTGCCCGTTCCCATCCCCTTCGCTACGTCATAGTTCGATTGTACTCCTTAGGGAGCCAGCTCCACTGCGAGATCTTCGATTCAGAGAGATGGAGATGGGAGAAGATCGATAATTCGCCTCTCTACGGAGAGATTGTCATCAATTGCTCTCCCTCTGTCACCACCGCAGGCCGATTCGTGCACTGGCTCACATTAAACGACAGCGTGCTGACGTTGGACGTGGAGAAGAGGCGTTTTCGATGCTCTGCGCTGCCAGGATGCCTTCCCATGTGTAGATGGACGTTGCCGGcgttggtggaatatgaagGGGAATTAGGGTTTATGTGTCAAGTTGAGGAAAAAGAAGATCGTAGCGAGATGGAGGTGTGGAGCAATGGAAAAAAGAAGGCGGTGGTGAATATGAGAGATATAGGTTTGGGTTTGGATTTGCAACACCCGGTGGCGGTGGAGTTTTGCAGTAGCAATGTGGTTTTCATAAGAAGTATGGAAGGAGGTGGTTTTTATAATATGCAAAATCGCAGTTTTAGTAAAGTTGAAGTACCTTACGATCTTAGGATTCCGATGCAAGTGTTTCGATTCAGATCTGATTCACAAATTGTCCATCTCAGAGGTGGTTGCCATGCTTCCAACACAAGAAGAAGATAG
- the LOC125203964 gene encoding glutathione S-transferase-like, translating to MAAPVKVYGPPFSTAVARVMVTLLEKDVPFQLLPVNMAKGEHKKPDYLKIQPFGQVPAFQDEGVTIFESRAISRYVCDKYANQGNRGLFGTNPLEKASIDQWLEAEGQNFNPPSSILVFQLTFAPRMKIKQDENLIKQNEAKLASVLDVYDRRLNESRYLAGDDFTLADLSHLPNAQYLNGTDVGELFRTRKNVERWWGEVSNRESWKKVLEMQSPPAPKKA from the exons ATGGCGGCGCCGGTGAAAGTGTACGGCCCTCCCTTCTCCACCGCCGTGGCAAGGGTTATGGTCACTCTCCTTGAGAAAGATGTCCCCTTTCAGCTCCTTCCTGTTAACATGGCCAAAGGTGAACACAAGAAGCCCGATTACCTCAAAATTCag CCATTTGGACAAGTACCAGCATTTCAAGATGAAGGGGTTACTATCTTTG AATCCCGAGCCATCTCAAGATACGTTTGTGACAAATATGCGAACCAAGGAAACAGAGGACTCTTTGGAACAAATCCTTTAGAGAAGGCATCAATTGATCAATGGCTAGAGGCTGAAGGGCAGAACTTCAATCCACCAAGCTCCATCCTCGTCTTCCAACTAACCTTTGCCCCGAGGATGAAGATCAAGCAAGACGAGAATTTGATCAAGCAGAATGAAGCTAAGCTTGCCAGCGTGCTGGATGTGTACGACAGGAGGTTGAACGAGAGTAGGTACTTGGCTGGTGACGACTTCACGCTTGCGGATCTTTCCCACCTGCCCAATGCGCAGTACCTGAATGGGACCGATGTTGGGGAGCTCTTCAGGACAAGGAAGAACGTCGAGAGGTGGTGGGGCGAGGTTTCAAACCGAGAGTCATGGAAGAAGGTTCTTGAAATGCAGAGTCCACCAGCTCCAAAAAAGGCATGA